The DNA sequence GAGCGGTCCACCAGGGTTGCAAGGGGTTGCAACTTGTTGGCGACTGTGTGCGGAGTGTGTGCCTCCGCCGGTGTGGGGCGGCACTATGAGACACACAGTCAAGGCGTGCACGAGTCGAACCGGGAGGGATCCTTGGCGCTCTCGCCGACGGACGTGACACAGCTGGCCGTCGTGGACTCCGGCCGGGCCGCGCGGGTACTCAGCGAGGTCCGCGCCGCCACGCTGGCCGGACAGCGCGCTCCCGTCGCGCCGCGCCCGGTGATCGAGCAGTCCTGGGAGCGCATGCTGCGCAGCGGTGTCGACCCGGACCACGACGCCAGGTCCGGTCTGCTGTCCCGCGAGGAGGTGCAGCGGCGCCGGGAGACCACCGCGCTCAAGCATGTCCTGCCGGTGCTGCGCGAGGGCCTGCTGGCGGTCGCGGACATCGCCCACCACATCATGGTCGTCGCCGACGACGAGGGCCGGGTGCTGTGGCGGGAGGGCAACTCCTCCGTGCTGCGCAAGGCCGACAGCCTCGGGTTCGAACTCGGCGCCGACTGGCGGGAGAGTGTCGTCGGCACGAACGGGGTGGGCACACCCGCGGTGGTGCGCCGGCCCGTACAGGTCTTCGCCTCCGAGCACTTCCAGCGCTCCCAGACCTCCTGGACCTGCACCGGCGCCCCCCTCACGGATCCGCGGGACGGCCGGCTGATCGGCGTGGTGGACGTCAGCGGGCCGCTGGAGACCATGCATCCGGCCACGCTCGCGTGGGTCGACTCGGTGGCCAAGCTCGCCGAGGCCCGGCTGCGGGAGCTGCATCTGACCTCGCTGGAGCGGTTGCGCGCGGTGGCGGCGCCGGTGCTGGCGCGGCTGCCCGGGCGGGCCCTGGTGGTGGACCGGGACGGCTGGACCGCCGCGGTGAGCGGGATGCCGTACGCGAACCGGATCGCGCTGCCCAAGTCCCTGGCGCCGGGCCGACGGTGGCTGCCGCCGCTCGGCCTGTGCTCGGTGGAGCCGCTGGCGGGCGGCTGGCTGCTGCGGGACTCCGACGAGCCGGTGCCGCCCGGGGCGACGCGGATCGCGCTGGACCTGACACAGCCGCGCCGCTGGTCGGTGACGGTGTCCGGCAGCGCGGGCTCCTGGAGCCATGAACTGAGTCCCCGGCACGCCGAGTTGCTCTATCTGCTGGCCGTGCACCGGGCCGGCCGCAGCGCGGCGGGGCTGGCGGAGGACGTGTTCGGCGACCCGGGCCGCACGGTGACGGTGCGTGCCGAGATGTCGCGGGTACGGCGCTATCTCGGGGGCTTTCTGGAGCACCGGCCGTACCGCTTCCGCGAGGACGCGGAGGTCGAGGTGCTGCTGCCGGACGAGCCGCGCGATCTGCTGCCGTATTCGACGGCTCCGGCGGTGGTGCGGGGGCGGATCTCGGCCGATCTGCCCTGACTGGCGTGTGTCTTCCGCATATTTACCGGGTCTTAGTCCGCAAGCGTGCCCAACTGCCGTAGCATCCCTGTACGGGCCGCCCCACCTGCTCCTTTGGTCAACGCACAGACCAATGGCCGCAGTTGGCCCGCCTCGGGAGGTTTGATGAAGCACCGCGGCAGACACCGTCGACGCAAGCAGGGCCGTGCCGTGCGCGCGTTCCTCGCCGGTACCGCCCTCGCCCTCACCGCAGCCGCCACGATGATCAGCGCCTCGCAGGCCACGGTCGGTGACAACCCCGGGGCGCTGGAGCCTCTCACCAGGGCCGCCGACACCCGCGCGCTCCGCCTCCAGGAGCAGCCGGTGTCGCAGGCCACCCTCGACGAACTCGCCGCCGGGATGGGCAAGCCCGTCGGTGTCCGTGCCGTTCTGGAAACCGCCGACCGCAGCCTGCGCCGCGCGGACGGCTGTACGGCCACCCAGCGCTCCGCGCTGCCGGTGGCGCCGACGGCCACGCGCACGTACTGCTGGGACGCCGCCGACACCCGGGCCTGGCGGGCGGGGGCGGTCACCACCTCCGGGGACGCCGACGACGACGGCTGGTGGAACGACAACAGGGTGCTGCTCTCCGGCTGGAGCCAGGGCAGCGCCGACCGGGGTCTCGCCCGGGTCTCCTTCGTCGACGCGAACGACCTGGCCCGCCTGAGGTACGCGTCGGCCCTCCTCGTCGTCCCGGTGGACGGTGGCCGCGACTACCGTGCCCTGAGCTCCCGTCTCTCCGGGATGGTCTGGTACCAGGACAAGCTGCTGGTCACCGCCTCCGACGGGCTGTACGTGTACGACATGAACCGCGTCCAGCGCACCACGGTCGACAGCGCCGCGGTGGGCCGCGTGGACGAGGGCTGGTCGGCCCACGGCTACCGCTTCGTCCTGCCGGCCGTCGGCTCCTACCGTCTGACCGGCGGGAGCGCCGCCCCGCGCCTCGGCGGCATCTCCCTGGACCGCAGTACGGCACCCGACAGCCTGGTCGCGAGCGAGTGGACCGCCGCCGACAGCGACCGGCCTGCCCGCCTGTGGCGCTACGACTTCAGCAAGGACCCGGCCCGCCCCGGCCTGCCGGCCGTCGACGCCACCGGAGCCGTGCGCACGGTCGAGGCGTACGAGACGGAGGCCTCCGGCATCGCGGGGGTCCTCTCGCACCGGGCGACCGGCGCGGAGCACTCCGCCTGGTATCTGGGCCGCGTCCCGGCCCCCACGGACCGCCACGGCAGCCTCTGGCGCCAGGACACCGAGGGGGCGGAGGCAACGCGCTGCGGCTCGGAGAGCGCCCCCCGCTGCTGGGGCGCCGAGGCCGGTCCCCTGTCCTACTGGGAGGCAACCGGCGAGGTCTGGTCCCAGTCGGGCCGGACGCTGTTCGCGATGCCGCTGGAGTCGATCGACGAGGCACTGGGGTAGTCGCCCGGCACCGATCGCCCGGGTGGACGCCGATCGACAGACCGTCCACCCGGATGATTCCCTGGCCGTCATGACCAACATCCCCGTGACCACCTGGTCCCTGGAGCAGAACTCCCCCGCCGACCTCCTCCCGGCCGCCGCCCCGGACGGAGATGTGCGGATCGTGCGGGCCGAGGTGCCCTCTCCGGAGTTCAGCCGGTTTCTGTACGCGTCCGTGGGCGGGGACATCCGGTGGATCGACCGGCTCGGCTGGACGTACGCGCAGTGGCAGGCGCATCTGGAGCGTCCGGGTGTCGAGACATGGGTCGCCTACGACCGTGGGACGCCGGCGGGGTACGTGGAGCTGGAGGCACAGGACGACGGGGTCGTGGAGATCGTCTACTTCGGCCTGATTCCGGCCTTCCGCGGGCGGCGCATCGGCGGGCATCTGCTGGCGTACGGCGCGGCCCGCGCCTGGGACCTGGCGGAACGCCGGCCGGAGCTGGACCGGACGAAGCGGGTGTGGCTGCACACCTGCAGCAAGGACGGGGAGCACGCCATGGACAACTACCTGCGCCGCGGCTTCACGCTCTTCGACACGAAGGTCGAGGAGGAGACCGAGGCGGCCACGCCCGGACCGTGGCCCGGGGCGTACCCTGGCTGAGCTGGGCAGAAACGGCCCGATACGGGCCATGTGACCGACGACACCCTTGTCTCACTCTACGGGACAAGGGTGTCCGCATGTCGGACGAAGCTGGACTGTGTCCAGATCGCCATGCCACGCTTCCGTCATGTCTGGAACTGGAATTGCCTTGGTGAGTCGGCGGCACGTCGACCTCGGCCGCATGTCCAGCGCCATCTGTCCGGTGCGCTGACAACCTCGCAGCACCCGACATCTCCCTCTTTCAGCTTCATTCCCGCGCAACGACGCGCACGTATGCCCATGCGCCCGTACGCGCAGGTCAGAGCCGCATTCCCGCCTGTCCCGAAGGACGTAACCACCATGGCCGCCACCCCGCAGAAGCCTGCCGCCGCGACTCCCCGCCGCAAGGTGAGCCGTCACCGCGGTGAGGGCCAGTGGGCCGCGGGACACTTCACCCCGCTCAACGGCAACGAACAGTTCAAGAAGGACGACGACGGTCTCAATGTGCGGACACGCATTGAGACGATCTACTCGAAGCGCGGCTTCGACTCGATCGACCCCAACGACCTGCGCGGACGTATGCGCTGGTGGGGCCTCTACACCCAGCGCAAGCCCGGGATCGACGGCGGCAAGACCGCGATCCTGGAGCCGGAGGAGCTGGACGACAAGTACTTCATGCTGCGCGTCCGGATCGACGGCGGCCGTCTCACCACGCAGCAGCTGCGGGTGATCGGCGAGATCTCGCAGGAGTTCGCGCGCGGCAGCGCGGACATCACCGACCGGCAGAACATCCAGCTGCACTGGATCCGCATCGAGGACGTTCCGGAGATCTGGGACCGGCTGGAGGCCGTCGGTCTGTCCACCACCGAGGCCTGCGGCGACTGCCCGCGCGTCGTCATCGGATCGCCGGTCGCCGGTATCGCCGAGGACGAGATCATCGACGGCAGCTGGGCGATCGACGAGATCCACGACCGCTACATCGGCAGCAAGGAATTCTCCAACCTGCCCCGCAAGTTCAAGACGGCGATCTCCGGGTCCCCGCTCCTCGACGTCGTCCACGAGATCAACGACGTGGCGTTCGTCGGTGTCGAGCACCCCGAGCACGGACCCGGCTTCGACCTGTGGGTCGGCGGCGGCCTGTCCACCAACCCGAAGATCGGCGTCCGGCTCGGCGCCTGGGTGCCGCTGGAGGAGGTGCCGGAGGCCTGGGCGGGCGTGATCGGCATCTTCCGGGACTACGGCTACCGGCGCCTGCGTACGCGCGCCCGTCTGAAGTTCCTCGTCGCCGACTGGGGCCCGGAGAAGTTCCGCCAGATCCTGGAGGACGAGTACCTCGAGCGCAAGCTCGTCGACGGCCCCGCGCCGGCCGAGCCGACGGAGCGCTGGCGTGACCACGTCGGGGTGCACCGGCAGAAGGACGGCCGTTTCTACGTCGGTTTCGCGCCGCGCGTCGGCCGCGTCGACGGTGCCACGCTGACGAAGATCGCCGAGGTGGCGGAGGCGCACGGCTCCGGCCGGGTACGGACCACCGTCGAGCAGAAGATGATCGTCCTCGACGTCGAGGAGGCGCAGGTCGAGCCCCTGGTCGAGGCCCTGGAGGCACTGGACCTCACGGCCCGGCCGTCCTCCTTCCGGCGCGGCACCATGGCCTGCACCGGCATCGAGTACTGCAAGCTCGCCATCGTCGAGACCAAGGCGCGCGGCGCCGCGCTGATCGACGAGCTGGAGCGCCGGATCCCGGACTTCGACGAGCCGATCACCATCAATCTCAACGGCTGCCCGAACGCCTGCGCCCGTATCCAGGTCGCGGACATCGGTCTCAAGGGGCAGCTGGTCCTGAACGACGAGGGCGAGCAGGTCGAGGGCTACCAGGTGCACCTGGGCGGCGCGCTCGGTCTGCAGGCCGGGTTCGGGCGCAAGGTGCGTGGCCTGAAGGTCACGTCCGACGAACTGCCCGACTACGTCGAGCGTGTCCTCAAGCGCTTCCAGGACGAGCGCGAGGACGGCGAGCGCTTCGCCACCTGGGTCACCCGCGCGTCCGAGGAGGCCCTCTCATGAGCAAGCGGGCCGCCCCCTTCTACTGCCCCTACTGCGGCGACGAGGACCTCCGTCCGAGCGAGCAGGGCCACGGCGCATGGGAATGCGCGGCGTGCAACCGCGCATTCCAGTTGAAGTTCCTCGGGCTGCTCGCCCGGGGCCTTCAGCACAACGACGCAGGGGGAGAAGAGATATGACCGCGATTCAGGAAGAGCGCACGACAGAGGATCTCAAGGCGCTCGCCGAGCAGGCGGGCCGTGATCTGGAGGACGCCTCCGCGCTGGAGATCCTCCAGTGGGCGGTGGACACCTTCGGCAAGCGCTTCTGCGTGACCTCGTCGATGGAGGACGCGGTGGTCGCCCACCTCGCCTCCCGCGCGATGCCCGGCGTCGACGTCGTGTTCCTGGACACCGGCTACCACTTCGAGGAGACCATCGGCACCCGCGACGCGGTCGAGGCCGTGATGGACGTCAACGTCATCACGCTCACCCCGCGGCAGACGGTCGCCGAGCAGGACGCCCAGTACGGGCCCAGGCTGCACGACCGCGACCCCGACCTGTGCTGCAAGATGCGCAAGGTCGAGCCGCTGGAGCGGGGCCTGAACGGCTATGTGGCCTGGGCGACCGGGCTGCGCCGCGACGAGTCGCCGACCCGGGCGAACACCCCGGTCGTGGGCTGGGACGAGAAGCGCCGGAAGGTGAAGATCTCCCCGATCGCCCGCTGGACCCAGGACGACGTGGACGCGTATGTCGCCGAACACGGTGTCCTGACCAACCCGCTGCTGATGGACGGCTACGCCTCTGTCGGATGCGCCCCCTGCACCCGCCGGGTCCTTGAGGGCGAGGACGCGCGCGCCGGCCGCTGGGCGGGCCGCGCCAAGACCGAGTGCGG is a window from the Streptomyces sp. NBC_00299 genome containing:
- a CDS encoding GAF domain-containing protein; translated protein: MALSPTDVTQLAVVDSGRAARVLSEVRAATLAGQRAPVAPRPVIEQSWERMLRSGVDPDHDARSGLLSREEVQRRRETTALKHVLPVLREGLLAVADIAHHIMVVADDEGRVLWREGNSSVLRKADSLGFELGADWRESVVGTNGVGTPAVVRRPVQVFASEHFQRSQTSWTCTGAPLTDPRDGRLIGVVDVSGPLETMHPATLAWVDSVAKLAEARLRELHLTSLERLRAVAAPVLARLPGRALVVDRDGWTAAVSGMPYANRIALPKSLAPGRRWLPPLGLCSVEPLAGGWLLRDSDEPVPPGATRIALDLTQPRRWSVTVSGSAGSWSHELSPRHAELLYLLAVHRAGRSAAGLAEDVFGDPGRTVTVRAEMSRVRRYLGGFLEHRPYRFREDAEVEVLLPDEPRDLLPYSTAPAVVRGRISADLP
- a CDS encoding GNAT family N-acetyltransferase, which codes for MTNIPVTTWSLEQNSPADLLPAAAPDGDVRIVRAEVPSPEFSRFLYASVGGDIRWIDRLGWTYAQWQAHLERPGVETWVAYDRGTPAGYVELEAQDDGVVEIVYFGLIPAFRGRRIGGHLLAYGAARAWDLAERRPELDRTKRVWLHTCSKDGEHAMDNYLRRGFTLFDTKVEEETEAATPGPWPGAYPG
- a CDS encoding putative leader peptide; its protein translation is MSGTGIALVSRRHVDLGRMSSAICPVR
- a CDS encoding nitrite/sulfite reductase, with protein sequence MAATPQKPAAATPRRKVSRHRGEGQWAAGHFTPLNGNEQFKKDDDGLNVRTRIETIYSKRGFDSIDPNDLRGRMRWWGLYTQRKPGIDGGKTAILEPEELDDKYFMLRVRIDGGRLTTQQLRVIGEISQEFARGSADITDRQNIQLHWIRIEDVPEIWDRLEAVGLSTTEACGDCPRVVIGSPVAGIAEDEIIDGSWAIDEIHDRYIGSKEFSNLPRKFKTAISGSPLLDVVHEINDVAFVGVEHPEHGPGFDLWVGGGLSTNPKIGVRLGAWVPLEEVPEAWAGVIGIFRDYGYRRLRTRARLKFLVADWGPEKFRQILEDEYLERKLVDGPAPAEPTERWRDHVGVHRQKDGRFYVGFAPRVGRVDGATLTKIAEVAEAHGSGRVRTTVEQKMIVLDVEEAQVEPLVEALEALDLTARPSSFRRGTMACTGIEYCKLAIVETKARGAALIDELERRIPDFDEPITINLNGCPNACARIQVADIGLKGQLVLNDEGEQVEGYQVHLGGALGLQAGFGRKVRGLKVTSDELPDYVERVLKRFQDEREDGERFATWVTRASEEALS
- a CDS encoding phosphoadenylyl-sulfate reductase yields the protein MTAIQEERTTEDLKALAEQAGRDLEDASALEILQWAVDTFGKRFCVTSSMEDAVVAHLASRAMPGVDVVFLDTGYHFEETIGTRDAVEAVMDVNVITLTPRQTVAEQDAQYGPRLHDRDPDLCCKMRKVEPLERGLNGYVAWATGLRRDESPTRANTPVVGWDEKRRKVKISPIARWTQDDVDAYVAEHGVLTNPLLMDGYASVGCAPCTRRVLEGEDARAGRWAGRAKTECGLHG